From a single Vicia villosa cultivar HV-30 ecotype Madison, WI unplaced genomic scaffold, Vvil1.0 ctg.004044F_1_1, whole genome shotgun sequence genomic region:
- the LOC131641759 gene encoding heat shock cognate 70 kDa protein-like codes for MAKKYEGRAVGIDLGTTYSCVAVWMEHHNRVEIIHNDQGNRTTPSFVAFTDDQRLIGDAAKNQVATNTGNTVFDAKRLIGRKFSDPVVQKDIMWWPFKVISGMNDKPVISLVYNGEEKQFCAEEISSMVLTKMRQIAEAYLGSPVKNAVVTVPAYFNDSQRKATIDAGAIAGLNVIRIINEPTAAAIAYGLDKRSECDGDKNIFVFDLGGGTFDVSILTIMGDVFEVKATAGNTHLGGEDFDNRMVNYFVEEFKKKNRVDISGNSRALRRLRTACERAKRTLSFAFVTTVEVDSLFQGIDFSSSITRAKFEEINMNLFIECIKTVESCLSDSKIHISHIDDVVLVGGSSRIPKVQDMLQDFFKGKDLCKTINPDEAVAYGAAVQAAILSKGFNNVPNMVLRDVTPLSLGIADVDDIMEVVIPRNTSIPARSTKGFATVTDNHCSVSIKVYEGERAKASNNNLLGMFILSCLPGAPRGQPLEVCFVIDENGILIVSAKEISTGNTNEITITNDKERLSTFEIQKMIEEAETYHEEDKKFLRKAKVMSALDSCVYNMKNFLKNDRYLMLSSQESEKIKNAITVATNLLDKNNKQKEVDVLEDHLKELERMLENLVVKSR; via the exons ATGGCGAAAAAATATGAAGGACGGGCAGTAGGAATAGACCTCGGAACAACATATTCATGTGTTGCTGTATGGATGGAGCATCACAACAGAGTTGAGATCATACACAACGATCAAGGAAATAGAACTACACCATCTTTTGTTGCTTTTACTGATGATCAAAGGTTGATTGGTGATGCTGCTAAGAATCAAGTTGCAACTAACACAGGAAACACTGTCTTTG atgCTAAAAGATTAATTGGTAGAAAGTTTAGTGATCCTGTTGTTCAAAAAGATATAATGTGGTGGCCGTTTAAGGTTATTTCTGGAATGAATGATAAACCCGTGATATCCCTCGTGTATAATGGTGAAGAGAAGCAATTTTGTGCTGAGGAAATATCATCCATGGTCCTCACAAAGATGCGACAGATTGCAGAAGCATATCTGGGTTCGCCCGTCAAGAATGCTGTTGTTACTGTCCCGGCTTATTTCAATGATTCTCAGAGAAAAGCTACCATAGATGCTGGTGCTATTGCTGGCCTTAATGTCATTCGGATAATCAATGAACCTACTGCTGCAGCTATTGCATATGGTCTTGACAAGAGAAGTGAATGTGATGGTGACAAGAATATTTTTGTGTTTGATCTTGGTGGCGGAACTTTTGATGTGTCTATTCTAACAATTATGGGTGATGTCTTTGAAGTAAAAGCCACGGCTGGAAACACTCATCTCGGAGGAGAGGACTTTGATAACAGAATGGTGAATTACTTTGTAGAGGAGTTCAAGAAGAAGAATAGAGTGGACATTAGTGGGAACTCAAGAGCCTTAAGGAGGTTGAGAACTGCCTGCGAGAGAGCAAAGAGGACACTCTCTTTCGCTTTTGTCACTACTGTTGAGGTAGATTCTTTATTTCAAGGAATTGATTTTTCTTCGTCTATCACTCGTGCCAAGTTTGAGGAAATTAATATGAACCTTTTTATTGAGTGCATAAAAACGGTTGAAAGTTGTCTTAGTGATTCAAAGATACACATCAGCCAtattgatgatgttgttcttgtggGTGGCTCGTCTAGGATTCCGAAAGTGCAAGACATGTTGCAAgactttttcaaaggaaaagatttgtgCAAGACTATCAACCCTGACGAGGCAGTTGCTTACGGTGCAGCTGTTCAGGCTGCTATTTTGAGCAAAGGTTTTAACAATGTCCCAAACATGGTGCTTCGAGATGTTACCCCATTATCACTTGGTATCGCGGATGTTGATGATATAATGGAAGTGGTAATTCCGAGGAACACTTCTATACCGGCCAGAAGTACAAAAGGATTTGCTACTGTTACAGATAACCATTGCAGTGTCTCTATTAAGGTTTACGAGGGCGAGAGAGCAAAAGCTAGTAACAACAATCTGCTTGGTATGTTTATTCTTTCTTGCCTTCCCGGGGCTCCTCGTGGTCAGCCCTTGGAGGTATGCTTTGTCATTGATGAAAATGGTATCTTAATTGTTTCTGCTAAGGAAATATCTACTGGAAATACAAACGAGATCACCATAACGAATGACAAAGAAAGATTATCAACAttcgaaattcaaaaaatgattGAAGAAGCTGAGACATACCATGAGGAAGATAAGAAGTTTTTGAGGAAGGCCAAGGTAATGAGTGCATTGGATTCTTGTGTTTACAATATGAAGAATTTTTTGAAGAATGACCGTTATTTAATGCTCTCCTCTCAAGAAAGTGAGAAGATCAAGAATGCAATTACTGTGGCCACAAATTTGCTTGATAAGAATAACAAACAGAAAGAAGTAGATGTTCTTGAGGATCATCTTAAGGAGTTGGAGAGGATGTTAGAAAATCTTGTTGTCAAGAGTAGGTAG